The following coding sequences are from one Gossypium hirsutum isolate 1008001.06 chromosome A12, Gossypium_hirsutum_v2.1, whole genome shotgun sequence window:
- the LOC107934717 gene encoding ADP,ATP carrier protein 3, mitochondrial — MADGSKRPSVFHKMHGQSYFISRLTPSLPAQNYNMTGAYTNGGIHVALQPSRHSTGLAYMPTVSPIFVQAPSEKGFTGFMVDFLMGGVSAAVSKTAAAPIERVKLLIQNQDEMIKAGRLSEPYKGITDCFARTIKDEGVISLWRGNTANVLRYFPTQALNFAFKDYFKRMFNFKKDRDGYWKWFAGNLASGGAAGASSLLFVYSLDYARTRLANDNKAAKKGGQRQFNGLIDVYRKTIQSDGIAGLYRGFNISCVGIIVYRGLYFGMYDSLKPVVLVGGLQDSFLASFLLGWGITIGAGLASYPIDTVRRRMMMTSGEAVKYKSSMAAFSQIIKNEGAKSLFKGAGANILRAVAGAGVLAGYDKLQVLFLGKKYGSGGG; from the exons ATGGCAGATGGATCAAAGCGTCCATCAGTGTTCCATAAAATGCATGGACAGTCCTATTTCATTTCCAGGCTTACGCCTAGCTTGCCTGCTCAGAATTATAACATGACTGGTGCCTATACCAATGGAGGAATTCATGTTGCTTTACAGCCATCACGTCATTCCACTGGGTTGGCATATATGCCCACTGTTTCTCCCATATTTGTACAAGCTCCATCAGAGAAAGGTTTTACTGGTTTTATGGTGGATTTCCTCATGGGAGGAGTGTCTGCAGCTGTTTCCAAGACAGCTGCTGCTCCAATTGAGCGGGTAAAACTTCTAATCCAAAATCAGGATGAAATGATCAAAGCTGGGCGGTTGTCTGAACCATACAAGGGAATTACTGACTGCTTTGCCAGGActattaaggatgaaggtgtcaTTTCTCTTTGGAGAGGCAACACTGCAAATGTTCTCAGATACTTCCCCACACAG GCTTTGAACTTTGCCTTCAAGGATTATTTCAAGAGGATGTTCAACTTCAAGAAGGACAGAGATGGCTACTGGAAATGGTTTGCAGGGAACTTGGCATCTGGTGGTGCTGCTGGTGCTTCATCACTTCTTTTCGTTTACTCTCTGGATTATGCTCGTACACGTTTGGCTAATGATAACAAGGCTGCTAAAAAGGGTGGTCAGAGGCAgtttaatggtttaattgatgTCTACAGGAAGACCATCCAATCTGATGGCATTGCTGGTCTTTACCGAGGATTCAATATCTCATGTGTTGGAATTATTGTTTACCGTGGACTTTACTTTGGAATGTATGATTCTTTGAAGCCTGTTGTTTTGGTTGGTGGATTGCAG GATAGTTTCTTGGCAAGTTTCTTGCTGGGTTGGGGTATCACAATAGGTGCTGGACTGGCATCTTATCCAATTGATACGGTACGTAGAAGAATGATGATGACTTCTGGAGAAGCAGTGAAATACAAGAGCTCGATGGCAGCATTttctcaaatcatcaagaatGAAGGTGCCAAATCGCTGTTCAAGGGTGCTGGTGCAAACATTCTTCGTGCAGTTGCAGGGGCTGGTGTGCTTGCTGGCTATGACAAGCTGCAAGTCCTTTTCCTTGGGAAGAAATATGGATCTGGTGGCGGCTAA